In Paenibacillus hexagrammi, the following are encoded in one genomic region:
- a CDS encoding helix-turn-helix transcriptional regulator: protein MGKSRRLIELMMAVNRKRKFTVKELAEEFGVSTRTMLRDLQELSGMGVPLYSQVGAGGGYHVLKERTLPPISFTENEAFSIFFASHALRHFSSLPFEASAESALRKFFRYLSDDVKSQIDEMRHRVDFFTHTRQERAEYLEILLQASIKRLPVIIHYGVRTDETQQRTIQPIGIYAHEGYWFCPAYCDLRKGFRLFRVDRIWSAAWADTEAISLSVDISEVNLTNWGLHFYGKQECVDVKVKLTAQGIKLFQDKSWIFPWGEVHVSDDGTGILEAGISISEVPFFSEYFFSFGSEAVVLQPEEPKRSCQKEVGPYSRRVQCSKLLVTRFRDLFYSFYVFRRKPRHAEPYHK from the coding sequence ATGGGGAAGTCGAGGCGCTTGATTGAATTGATGATGGCCGTAAATCGGAAACGCAAATTCACCGTCAAAGAGCTTGCGGAAGAATTTGGTGTGTCTACCCGAACCATGCTACGCGATTTGCAAGAGCTAAGTGGAATGGGGGTACCTTTATATTCTCAAGTTGGTGCAGGGGGTGGATACCATGTACTTAAGGAGCGGACCCTTCCACCTATTTCATTTACGGAGAATGAGGCATTCTCTATATTTTTTGCTTCCCATGCGCTTCGCCACTTCAGTTCGTTGCCCTTCGAGGCATCTGCAGAATCCGCACTTCGCAAATTTTTTAGATATTTATCGGACGATGTGAAAAGCCAGATCGATGAGATGCGACACCGAGTTGACTTCTTTACGCATACACGTCAAGAACGAGCTGAGTACCTTGAGATATTGCTCCAAGCGTCCATTAAAAGGTTGCCCGTGATAATCCATTATGGAGTTCGGACGGATGAGACCCAACAAAGAACGATTCAACCCATCGGTATATATGCCCATGAGGGGTATTGGTTTTGCCCGGCTTACTGCGATTTACGAAAAGGCTTCCGATTGTTTCGGGTAGATCGAATATGGTCAGCCGCTTGGGCGGATACCGAAGCCATATCGCTTTCAGTGGATATTTCAGAGGTGAATTTAACGAACTGGGGGTTACATTTCTACGGCAAACAAGAATGTGTTGATGTTAAAGTGAAACTAACGGCACAGGGGATTAAATTATTTCAGGATAAAAGTTGGATTTTTCCCTGGGGAGAGGTTCATGTTTCCGATGATGGAACGGGTATACTAGAAGCCGGTATTTCCATCTCAGAGGTACCGTTTTTCTCTGAATATTTCTTTTCATTCGGTTCTGAAGCGGTCGTGCTCCAACCGGAAGAACCTAAGAGAAGCTGTCAGAAGGAGGTTGGTCCGTACTCTCGAAGAGTACAATGTTCCAAACTCCTAGTCACTCGATTTCGAGATTTGTTTTATAGTTTCTATGTTTTTCGTCGTAAGCCCCGTCACGCTGAGCCGTATCACAAATGA
- a CDS encoding CxxH/CxxC protein: MYVVCKDHLEIAIDEFVDEYEEAPDVVDLHKTHFVNWEAPTHCEHCREEARFLVV, translated from the coding sequence ATGTACGTAGTTTGTAAAGATCATTTGGAAATCGCCATCGACGAGTTCGTAGACGAGTACGAAGAAGCACCGGATGTGGTCGATCTGCACAAAACGCATTTCGTCAACTGGGAAGCTCCGACGCACTGCGAGCATTGCCGAGAGGAAGCACGGTTTCTGGTTGTTTGA
- a CDS encoding NAD(P)H-dependent oxidoreductase: protein MATILYITAYPLDPQDSFSLAVGKEFIDAYREANPTDDVVHLDLYKENIPQFDADVLHGWEKLRSGSSFDQLSKAEQSKVTRLDAIVDQYVAADKYVYVSPMWNFSIPPVMKAYTDATSIPGKTFKYTKNGPEGLLSGKKALHIQASGSVYSKGPLADVEMGYSYLKKILQFYGIQSMEAIFVEGTASSERASAIKEEAIAHAKEVAKRY, encoded by the coding sequence ATGGCAACTATACTCTACATCACCGCATATCCACTTGATCCTCAGGATTCTTTTAGCCTCGCGGTAGGTAAAGAATTTATTGATGCGTACCGTGAAGCTAATCCAACAGATGATGTTGTTCATTTGGATCTGTACAAAGAGAATATTCCGCAGTTCGATGCAGATGTTTTGCATGGCTGGGAAAAGCTTCGGTCGGGTTCGTCTTTCGATCAATTGTCCAAAGCCGAGCAATCAAAAGTAACTCGTCTTGATGCGATTGTCGATCAATACGTGGCTGCCGATAAGTACGTGTATGTTTCCCCCATGTGGAATTTCTCGATCCCGCCGGTTATGAAAGCATACACGGATGCGACTTCAATTCCGGGCAAGACGTTCAAATATACCAAGAATGGTCCTGAAGGTCTGTTGTCCGGCAAGAAGGCCTTGCACATTCAAGCTAGCGGTTCCGTTTATTCGAAAGGTCCTCTTGCTGATGTTGAAATGGGATACAGCTATCTGAAAAAGATTTTGCAGTTCTATGGGATTCAATCTATGGAGGCCATTTTTGTTGAAGGAACGGCATCATCAGAGCGAGCTTCAGCCATTAAAGAAGAGGCAATTGCGCATGCTAAGGAAGTTGCCAAACGTTACTAA
- a CDS encoding cupin domain-containing protein: MNGNHFSVLESGPISNLLSMSKDPIPGKLFLKDKLGLTGMEVSLNQLPEGGSVPFYHTHRENEELYLFIGGQGQFQVDGQIVDVKEGTAIRVSPEGERTLRNNGTGDLYFIVIQVQAGSLRQWVQTDGVILDKPVNWQEKH; this comes from the coding sequence ATGAATGGTAATCATTTCAGCGTTTTGGAATCAGGCCCTATTAGCAATCTTTTGAGTATGTCGAAGGATCCCATCCCAGGTAAGCTCTTTCTGAAGGACAAGCTTGGACTAACCGGCATGGAAGTTTCGCTGAACCAACTGCCGGAGGGAGGCTCTGTCCCGTTCTATCACACCCATCGCGAGAATGAGGAGCTCTACTTATTCATTGGCGGCCAAGGTCAGTTTCAGGTAGATGGACAGATTGTTGATGTAAAGGAAGGAACGGCTATTCGTGTTTCACCTGAAGGCGAACGCACGCTTCGAAATAACGGTACTGGCGATTTGTATTTCATCGTAATTCAAGTCCAAGCGGGCAGTCTCCGTCAATGGGTGCAGACGGATGGCGTCATACTCGATAAACCAGTGAACTGGCAGGAAAAGCATTAG
- a CDS encoding winged helix-turn-helix transcriptional regulator, with amino-acid sequence MIMKKRTSTVCPIVYALDIWGDPWSLVVLRDVLIHNKRYYREFLASRERIATNILSTRLQSLVEAGLLVKIEGESNRAQTMYRPTQKAIDLIPVIFAIMHWGLKYNPNTDMSIPIMQELTTNEKELEQRLLRNFYDVRSQ; translated from the coding sequence ATGATCATGAAAAAGCGAACATCTACCGTTTGTCCAATTGTATATGCGCTCGATATATGGGGCGATCCATGGAGCCTCGTCGTCCTTCGTGACGTCCTTATCCATAACAAGCGCTATTACCGCGAATTCCTCGCTTCACGTGAGCGCATCGCAACCAATATTTTGAGCACACGGCTCCAATCACTAGTTGAAGCAGGCTTGCTCGTCAAGATTGAAGGCGAGTCAAATCGGGCACAAACGATGTATCGGCCAACACAAAAAGCAATTGACCTGATTCCGGTCATATTTGCCATCATGCATTGGGGCCTTAAGTACAACCCCAATACCGATATGAGTATTCCGATCATGCAAGAACTAACAACGAACGAAAAAGAGCTGGAGCAACGCCTTCTACGGAATTTCTACGATGTACGTTCACAGTAA
- the rlmH gene encoding 23S rRNA (pseudouridine(1915)-N(3))-methyltransferase RlmH encodes MQIQILTVGKLKERYLVDGIAEYVKRLGSYAKVSIVEVPDEKAPENMSPAEEQQVRVKEGERLLAKLASEFYVVALAIDGEMWTSEQLAGSLDRLATYGRSQVAFVIGGSLGLSDEVIRRADMRLSFGRMTLPHQLMRLVLVEQIYRAMRINRGEPYHK; translated from the coding sequence TTGCAGATTCAGATTTTGACTGTTGGGAAGTTGAAGGAGCGCTATCTTGTTGATGGGATTGCGGAGTATGTGAAGCGCCTTGGCTCGTATGCCAAGGTGAGCATTGTGGAGGTACCTGACGAGAAGGCACCTGAGAACATGAGCCCTGCTGAGGAGCAGCAGGTGCGGGTGAAAGAGGGCGAGCGGCTCCTGGCCAAGCTCGCAAGCGAGTTTTACGTCGTGGCGCTAGCCATCGACGGCGAGATGTGGACGAGCGAGCAGCTGGCGGGCTCGCTCGATCGTTTGGCCACCTATGGGCGCAGCCAGGTGGCCTTCGTCATTGGCGGATCCCTCGGCCTCTCGGACGAGGTGATCCGCCGGGCGGACATGCGGCTGAGCTTCGGCCGCATGACGCTGCCGCACCAGCTGATGCGGCTGGTGCTGGTGGAGCAGATTTATCGCGCTATGCGGATAAATCGGGGGGAACCTTATCATAAGTAA
- a CDS encoding alpha/beta hydrolase, which produces MKVPMGVRITQTTLGNRPCVVVDPAQDAHPGIILYFHGGSYILGSPYTAMSLTANLVSRTNIQSVSLDYRLAPEHPFPAALEDALAAYRGLLDDGVEATSIVFAGDSAGGGIAVSTCLMARDADLPMPAAVVTFSAGLDKTHSGASMDSKIGLDPFFTRESFTYTDAMYLAGQDPNHELVSPARFADLTGFPPLLLQVGTNEVLLDDSTQLADRAREAGVDVILDVTADVPHVFQAFAGILDEADQALDRAALFITQRLR; this is translated from the coding sequence ATGAAAGTACCTATGGGCGTACGGATCACACAGACGACCCTGGGGAATCGCCCCTGTGTGGTCGTTGACCCGGCACAGGATGCCCATCCTGGGATCATCCTCTATTTCCATGGAGGATCGTATATTTTGGGTTCTCCCTACACTGCCATGTCACTAACCGCAAACCTAGTCAGCAGAACCAACATCCAGTCTGTCTCACTCGATTATCGTCTGGCCCCAGAACATCCATTCCCTGCGGCTCTTGAAGATGCTCTTGCGGCCTATCGTGGACTTTTGGACGACGGAGTAGAGGCGACGTCTATTGTATTTGCAGGCGACTCTGCCGGTGGTGGTATTGCTGTTTCAACTTGCCTAATGGCACGGGACGCAGATCTGCCAATGCCTGCAGCGGTAGTGACATTCTCGGCGGGTTTGGATAAAACGCACTCCGGTGCAAGTATGGATAGCAAAATCGGGCTCGATCCGTTCTTCACCCGTGAGAGCTTTACATACACGGATGCGATGTACCTCGCCGGACAAGACCCAAACCATGAGCTCGTGAGCCCCGCCAGGTTTGCCGATCTTACCGGATTCCCACCACTGCTGCTACAAGTCGGAACCAACGAGGTACTCCTGGACGACTCTACCCAGTTAGCCGACCGTGCGCGGGAAGCGGGCGTGGATGTAATCCTTGACGTTACCGCTGACGTCCCGCACGTTTTCCAGGCGTTCGCTGGTATTCTCGATGAAGCTGATCAAGCCCTAGACCGTGCTGCACTCTTTATCACACAGCGTCTCAGATGA
- a CDS encoding S1C family serine protease, with translation MADQKLRVIVLAGLGGAVLALAAVGIFGSSDKESAEKALAVPAAAHVETYAMKGDSAVTAMEKIKPAVVSVISMKQKDETEVGSGVGIGSGVMFAKEGSKVRIVTNQHVVENGTEFEIVNFQGEHRKATLVGQDRVTDLAVLEADGDDIKTVAEFGDSEELQAGQTVIAVGNPLGLGYSPTVTQGIVSSPKRTIPVSLSREGDYDWETDVIQTDAAINQGNSGGPLVNLDGRVVGINSMKIADMGVEGLGFAIPINDARPILDSLIKDHKIKRPLIGVSTQELQSFSGTDVLKLPADVKTGVIVFDVSGPAKEAGLQAQDVIVGLDDQKIDSTITLRKYLYSEKHIGDKINVIYYRGGKKMSTTLVLAEASDK, from the coding sequence TTGGCGGATCAAAAGCTGCGCGTGATTGTACTGGCGGGGCTTGGCGGAGCGGTCTTGGCGCTCGCTGCCGTAGGCATATTTGGCTCTTCCGATAAGGAATCTGCAGAGAAGGCACTAGCGGTTCCTGCAGCTGCACATGTGGAAACGTATGCGATGAAAGGCGATTCCGCTGTCACAGCCATGGAGAAAATCAAGCCCGCTGTTGTGAGCGTGATCAGCATGAAGCAGAAGGACGAAACAGAGGTCGGCAGCGGTGTGGGTATCGGCTCGGGCGTTATGTTTGCCAAGGAAGGCAGCAAGGTCCGCATCGTAACGAATCAGCACGTTGTGGAGAACGGTACGGAATTTGAAATTGTGAACTTTCAAGGTGAGCATCGCAAGGCAACCTTGGTAGGGCAGGACCGAGTAACGGACCTAGCCGTACTAGAGGCAGACGGGGACGACATCAAAACCGTAGCAGAGTTCGGAGATTCCGAAGAGCTGCAAGCCGGACAGACGGTCATCGCCGTGGGCAATCCATTAGGCTTAGGCTATTCGCCTACCGTGACCCAGGGCATTGTATCATCGCCGAAGCGGACGATTCCTGTATCGCTGTCGCGTGAAGGCGATTACGACTGGGAAACCGACGTCATCCAGACGGATGCCGCTATCAATCAGGGCAACAGCGGGGGACCGCTTGTTAATTTGGATGGACGTGTCGTTGGCATTAACAGCATGAAGATTGCCGATATGGGCGTGGAAGGTCTGGGCTTTGCTATTCCGATTAACGATGCGAGACCAATCCTGGACAGTCTAATTAAAGACCATAAGATCAAACGGCCGCTGATTGGGGTTTCTACGCAGGAGCTGCAGTCTTTTAGCGGGACGGATGTATTAAAACTTCCTGCAGATGTGAAAACTGGAGTTATCGTCTTCGACGTATCCGGCCCTGCCAAAGAAGCGGGTCTTCAAGCGCAGGACGTGATTGTAGGACTGGATGATCAGAAGATTGACAGCACCATCACTTTGCGTAAATACTTATACAGTGAGAAGCATATCGGCGATAAAATCAATGTGATCTATTACCGCGGAGGCAAAAAGATGAGCACGACCTTGGTGCTCGCAGAAGCCAGCGATAAGTAG
- the yycI gene encoding two-component system regulatory protein YycI: MKQPLNRSSIMGKGAGKELQARSGIPHFEAYELDSVTSKDRVYSFYQTYEELPLFDVRLQLYEDNGEITSYQQAYVEVESGVDQKEQKLISAQLAVRSLVENYLSEGSIITDVRLGYHGQLYNSQTQPMFPHWRVTIDNGDIYYLQAFNGAVEPPQRGSDFLPFGPQDFQPGNLNAKPTVNKEKSK, from the coding sequence GTGAAGCAGCCCTTGAATCGATCCAGTATTATGGGTAAGGGCGCAGGAAAAGAGCTTCAGGCACGCTCGGGAATTCCGCACTTTGAGGCGTATGAGCTAGATTCCGTAACAAGCAAGGATCGCGTCTATAGCTTCTACCAGACCTATGAAGAGCTGCCTCTTTTTGATGTGAGGCTGCAGTTATATGAAGACAACGGAGAAATTACCAGTTATCAGCAAGCATACGTTGAAGTAGAATCAGGAGTAGATCAGAAGGAGCAAAAGCTGATCTCGGCGCAATTAGCCGTACGCAGCTTGGTTGAGAATTATTTGAGCGAAGGCTCGATTATTACAGATGTGCGCCTTGGTTATCATGGGCAGCTTTACAATTCGCAAACACAACCGATGTTCCCGCACTGGCGAGTCACGATCGATAATGGGGACATCTATTATTTACAAGCTTTCAATGGAGCGGTGGAGCCTCCGCAAAGGGGTTCGGATTTCCTTCCTTTTGGTCCACAAGACTTTCAACCTGGGAACCTTAATGCGAAACCGACTGTGAATAAAGAAAAAAGTAAGTGA
- a CDS encoding MBL fold metallo-hydrolase: protein MGIRFTVLSSGSTGNATVVDNGETKLLIDVGFSAKKMEQLMKEQELAASSIDAILITHEHSDHIKGLGAFARKYDLPIYANEKTWEELNRHIGEIAEDNKRVMDTGAMQDFGTLQVESFGISHDAAEPVGYCFYEGEQKLSVVTDLGYMSSKVKEKITDSDSLVLETNHDVEMLRMGHYPWSIKRRILGDKGHLSNETAGEALMDVMTGKTKSVYMAHLSRDHNLMDLARLTVNNIVQERAPEAKLRLMDTYFDRSTKWESLDSE from the coding sequence ATGGGAATTAGATTCACAGTACTGTCGAGCGGCTCGACAGGCAATGCGACCGTGGTAGACAACGGAGAGACGAAGCTGCTGATCGATGTAGGCTTTAGCGCTAAGAAGATGGAACAGTTGATGAAAGAGCAGGAGCTTGCGGCGAGCAGCATCGATGCTATTTTGATCACACATGAGCATTCGGATCATATCAAAGGTCTGGGCGCTTTTGCCCGGAAGTATGATTTGCCCATCTATGCGAACGAGAAGACGTGGGAAGAGCTGAACCGACATATCGGAGAAATTGCTGAGGACAACAAACGGGTGATGGACACGGGTGCGATGCAGGATTTTGGTACGCTTCAGGTGGAGTCCTTCGGGATTTCCCATGATGCCGCGGAGCCGGTCGGATACTGCTTCTACGAAGGAGAGCAAAAGCTCAGCGTTGTGACAGATTTGGGCTACATGAGCTCCAAGGTGAAGGAGAAAATCACAGATTCGGATTCCTTGGTGCTGGAGACGAACCATGATGTAGAGATGCTGCGCATGGGGCATTATCCATGGAGCATCAAGCGGCGGATTCTGGGGGACAAAGGGCATTTATCCAATGAGACCGCAGGCGAGGCGCTGATGGATGTTATGACCGGCAAGACCAAGTCGGTTTATATGGCTCATCTTAGCCGGGATCATAACTTAATGGATTTGGCCAGGCTCACCGTGAATAACATAGTACAGGAGCGGGCGCCTGAAGCGAAGCTGCGGCTCATGGATACGTATTTTGACCGTTCTACGAAATGGGAGTCGTTGGATTCGGAGTAG
- a CDS encoding ATP-binding protein: MQLIGVYFYRTAETYFKNEFLASRNSQVTLLAGFVGPYLAGDQDSKDPEGKRSYTDLNEFVSNLFSISNAEIQIIDANGQIVSTTVPSHLKQKNTQPEVIRALWGIKDNQRIFTDEDGVRKVVIAKPVGSGVRVLGAVYIIASMEDVYKTISTINRILISGTLIALGLTAILGVMLSSTITNPIKEITKQATAVAEGRFDEQVRVQGKDEIGQLGHTFNFMMNRLKEAPSLNEEEKEKLASVLTNMNDGVIATDDIGRVIVLNRRAKQILQVEEEATLGKEISEILRIPMDTIKEFIRGEVNTTLLDIELPDDEEQLSVRITFTPIHRRGEGLNGIIAVLQDVTDQEKLEQARREFVANVSHELRTPLTTIKSYLEALDDGAIEEPQLASRFISVTRSETERMIRLVTDLLHLSRLDSKQSLIHKKMTQVSDMLDEVADRFSFQLRQRKIRIHIQVDPDVTSLLIDRDKIDQVLDNLVSNAIKYTGDEGAIQLSARRSNKNDLEITVQDNGIGIPKKDLARIFERFYRVDKARSRNMGGTGLGLSIAREIVKAHGGTIHLDSELGQGTKVMFTLPMQSGEGEAL, encoded by the coding sequence ATGCAGCTCATTGGTGTGTATTTTTACCGAACGGCGGAGACTTATTTCAAGAATGAATTCCTAGCTTCTCGTAACAGCCAGGTGACGCTGCTCGCTGGCTTCGTCGGACCGTACCTGGCCGGTGATCAGGACAGCAAAGATCCAGAAGGCAAAAGGTCCTATACGGATTTGAATGAATTCGTCAGTAATCTGTTCTCGATCAGTAATGCCGAGATTCAGATTATTGACGCGAACGGGCAAATTGTCAGTACGACGGTGCCCAGCCATCTGAAGCAGAAGAACACGCAGCCTGAGGTGATTCGGGCATTGTGGGGCATTAAGGATAACCAGCGGATTTTTACCGATGAGGACGGGGTTCGCAAGGTGGTTATTGCTAAGCCTGTCGGCAGCGGAGTGCGGGTGCTCGGAGCGGTATACATTATTGCCTCAATGGAGGACGTGTACAAAACAATTAGCACGATCAACCGTATTCTGATCTCTGGTACGTTAATTGCTTTGGGCTTAACGGCCATTCTTGGTGTTATGCTTTCCAGTACGATTACGAACCCGATTAAAGAAATCACCAAGCAAGCAACTGCGGTGGCAGAAGGGCGGTTCGACGAGCAGGTTCGGGTACAGGGGAAGGATGAGATCGGTCAGCTCGGGCATACGTTTAATTTTATGATGAACCGCTTGAAGGAAGCGCCCTCTCTCAATGAAGAAGAGAAGGAGAAGCTGGCTTCTGTCCTAACCAATATGAACGACGGCGTCATTGCGACAGATGATATAGGCAGGGTTATCGTTCTCAACCGTAGGGCGAAGCAGATTTTGCAGGTGGAAGAAGAAGCTACTCTCGGTAAAGAAATCTCGGAGATCCTGCGGATTCCGATGGATACGATTAAGGAGTTTATTCGAGGCGAAGTGAATACGACGCTGCTGGATATTGAGCTTCCTGATGATGAGGAGCAGCTTTCTGTGCGCATCACATTCACTCCGATTCATCGAAGAGGTGAGGGGCTGAACGGCATCATCGCGGTGCTTCAGGATGTAACCGATCAAGAGAAGCTGGAGCAGGCTAGACGGGAGTTCGTTGCCAACGTATCCCATGAGCTGCGGACGCCGCTAACGACGATCAAGAGCTACCTGGAGGCGCTGGACGACGGAGCGATCGAGGAGCCGCAGCTGGCTTCCCGATTCATCAGTGTAACGCGGAGCGAGACGGAGCGGATGATCCGGCTTGTTACGGACCTGCTGCATCTCTCTAGACTGGATTCTAAGCAATCCTTGATCCATAAGAAAATGACGCAAGTATCCGACATGCTGGATGAGGTTGCGGACCGGTTTTCTTTTCAGCTTAGACAGCGAAAAATTCGCATTCATATTCAGGTGGACCCGGATGTGACAAGTCTGCTGATTGACCGTGATAAAATTGATCAGGTCTTGGATAATCTCGTCTCCAACGCGATCAAATATACGGGGGATGAAGGTGCCATCCAGCTTAGTGCGAGACGCTCGAATAAGAATGACCTAGAGATTACGGTACAGGATAACGGGATTGGCATTCCCAAGAAGGATTTAGCCCGAATCTTTGAGCGCTTCTATCGTGTAGATAAGGCACGGTCGCGCAACATGGGTGGAACGGGGTTAGGTCTGTCTATTGCCCGGGAAATTGTGAAAGCTCACGGAGGAACGATTCATTTGGATTCGGAGCTGGGTCAAGGCACGAAAGTCATGTTCACACTGCCGATGCAATCAGGGGAGGGTGAAGCACTATGA
- a CDS encoding YycH family regulatory protein, with protein sequence MIEGLKSVLLVVLIVLSLYQSFLLASYNPTKIEPLQQSDYVQTETPGLGKQAEIEDMLFPDQIIVHLGNEQHSVLFPNSYYYTRLLDNIKQRRFNGFRKTTLYLANINWEEVRTKQQGVEIRFRDGMPFSVLQTLLRIEGDIPAENDLITKIWIFSKGANEEVQAFFFTDSPNVGYEVVSADFTSKDIENFVAYGDLTNLYKTTNGDYYLPVKPVRMPSYTFDYTLLTADQLKASYFVDPGITRNLKERDGSEIYTDSKRGFQINRDQSWITYSDPVAPVESSKSDVREDLIAGIKFVNQHIGWDGKYVVARTPQLQPFDNQIFLFREYYEALPIITGKLEGFGTMKMQVQKGVVTGFERSMIVPDFKTLQRSDSELLSGADLEARLQYYQRRTSIVSIFPAYRPLISEKTLSLTPVWAIELRDGTYDFME encoded by the coding sequence GTGATAGAAGGATTGAAGTCTGTCCTATTGGTTGTGCTCATCGTGCTCAGCTTGTACCAAAGCTTCTTACTTGCTTCCTATAATCCCACGAAGATCGAGCCGCTTCAGCAGAGTGATTATGTGCAGACGGAAACGCCAGGCCTAGGTAAGCAGGCTGAAATTGAGGACATGCTCTTTCCGGATCAGATTATCGTGCATCTAGGTAATGAGCAGCATTCGGTGTTATTTCCGAACAGCTACTACTACACGAGACTTCTGGATAACATCAAGCAAAGAAGATTTAACGGCTTTCGGAAAACAACGTTGTATCTGGCGAACATCAATTGGGAGGAAGTCCGAACGAAGCAGCAGGGGGTAGAAATCCGGTTTCGTGACGGCATGCCGTTCAGTGTGCTGCAGACACTCCTTCGCATTGAAGGCGATATTCCAGCGGAGAACGATTTGATTACAAAGATATGGATTTTCTCCAAGGGAGCAAATGAAGAGGTGCAGGCCTTCTTCTTTACGGATTCGCCGAATGTGGGCTACGAGGTGGTCAGCGCGGATTTTACTAGTAAGGATATTGAGAACTTCGTTGCGTACGGTGATTTAACGAATTTATATAAAACGACGAATGGTGATTACTATCTGCCTGTGAAGCCAGTTCGTATGCCGAGTTACACGTTCGACTACACGTTACTTACGGCTGATCAATTGAAGGCGAGCTATTTCGTTGACCCTGGTATCACGAGAAACTTGAAGGAGCGGGATGGCTCCGAGATTTACACCGATAGTAAGAGAGGCTTTCAGATCAATCGTGATCAGAGCTGGATCACCTATTCGGACCCGGTGGCACCGGTGGAAAGCAGCAAGAGCGATGTCCGTGAGGACTTGATCGCCGGCATCAAATTCGTCAACCAGCATATCGGCTGGGACGGGAAATATGTGGTGGCGCGTACACCGCAGCTGCAGCCTTTTGACAATCAGATCTTCTTGTTCCGCGAGTATTACGAAGCGCTTCCTATTATTACAGGCAAGCTTGAGGGCTTTGGAACGATGAAGATGCAGGTGCAAAAAGGGGTAGTCACGGGCTTCGAACGCTCCATGATCGTACCTGATTTCAAGACGCTGCAGCGCAGTGATTCGGAGCTGCTCTCCGGGGCAGACCTGGAAGCCAGGCTGCAATATTACCAACGAAGGACCAGCATCGTATCTATATTTCCAGCGTACCGTCCATTGATATCGGAGAAGACGCTTTCGTTAACACCGGTATGGGCGATTGAGCTGCGGGACGGAACCTATGATTTTATGGAGTAA
- a CDS encoding winged helix-turn-helix transcriptional regulator encodes MQKNPVQCQFVTALDSIVGKWKPIILYHLLQGKPLRFNELRRLLPDITQRMLTLHLRELEEEELVKRVIYPQIPPKVEYSITEYGMSLSPILKALHQWGATHVERKQLKKEINEQTETD; translated from the coding sequence ATGCAAAAGAACCCAGTCCAATGTCAATTCGTTACGGCGCTGGATTCGATCGTCGGCAAGTGGAAGCCGATTATCCTTTATCATTTGCTTCAAGGCAAACCTCTGCGGTTCAATGAGCTTAGAAGATTGCTGCCCGATATCACGCAAAGGATGCTTACGCTCCATCTGCGCGAATTGGAGGAGGAAGAGCTCGTTAAACGAGTCATTTATCCGCAGATCCCGCCGAAAGTGGAATACTCCATCACGGAATACGGCATGAGCCTGTCTCCGATTCTGAAAGCCTTACATCAATGGGGAGCGACCCATGTCGAGCGAAAACAGCTCAAAAAGGAGATTAATGAACAAACAGAAACGGACTAG